From Anaerolineae bacterium:
TTCTGTTCGGGATTTAATTCTATAGATTTCTTAAGGGCTGGCAGTGCTTTCACGGTATTATCCATCTCGAGGTAGACCAGACCAAGCTGATTGAAGACATTGTAGTCATGATTGTTTATACTTATAAATTTCTCTAATTGTATCGCTGCCTCTTTCCAGCGCTTGGCCTTCTGGTATAAGTCTGCCAGATTTAACAAAGCATCCGAATAGTCTTCTTTGATGGCAAGTGCTTTCAAAAGATAATTTTCAACTTCCTCAATGTTCCCTCTTGCGTAATGGAGCACCCCGAGATTGTTAAGCGCCTCCACATCTTCGGAATTTTTCTCCAAAAGACTCAAAAAGCATTTTTCCGCCTCTTCGATCTTCCCTTCAGCAAAAAGCGCTTCGCCCTGTTTTAGTTTGTCTTCCATTAAGAAATCCTTTTTAGTCCTTTTAATCTATTCATGCCTAGAAAGCATTACGGAAAGGCAATAAATGCATGGATTATTCATCCACTTGGGGTAAGCTACAATTCCGCAAACGAAAGAGCCGACACACCCTGACCAAGCGGAAGGGCAACCTCTCCAGGGTGCACCACGTACCCGGGCATTGCCTTGTCTCCCAGATCCTTTTGGAAAGTCTTGACGGCTGAAGCCATGGTCGGACGCGGAGTGGCTGAGAGCTTTACCTCGATGGGCACAAGTTTCCCGTTGGTCTCGACCACGATATCCACCTCTGTTCCTGCCATAGTTCGCCAGAAATAAACCTGTGGATCAATGCCGCGATGCGTAAGGGTCTTCACGATCTCGGAAAGCACTGCGGTCTCCATGATTGCTCCGCCCATAGGCCCGGAAGCCGCATGCTCGGGGCTTTTAAGGCCTGCGAGATAGCAGAGTGTTCCCATATCCATAAAAAATATCTTTGGCGTTTTGACAAGCCTTTTCCCAACGTTAGCGAAGTATGGGCGTAGCACGATTATCTGGTATGTGGCCTCAAGCACAGACAGCCACGCCTTGGCCGTGTTGACGGCAATACCGAGATCTCGAGATAGTTCCGTCAGGTTAAGGAGTTGGGCGCTCCGAGCTGCCAACGCCCGAAGGAAATTCTGGAACTGGGAGAGGTCCCCGACCTGCCGGAGAGTACGCACGTCCCGTTCCAAATACGTCTGAACGTAGCCGGCATGCCAAAGGTTGATATCGCGCTCAGGATGTGCCAGGAGTTCGGGATAACCGCCTCGCAGAAACCCTTTCCAGAGTTCACGATATGAATATGTTATTTCCGGAGACGACCGTCGCTTAGAGTCCCACGGCAGAGAAATCTGCGGCCGTCCCTCCGCCTCACGACGCGAAAGCGGCAGGAGGCGCAATATGGCAGCGCGGCCGGCTAGAGACTCAGTCACCTTCTCCATAAGCAGCAAATTTTGTGAGCCAGTCAACAGATACTGTCCACTACGATCCCGGTCAGCATCAATTTTTTCTTTC
This genomic window contains:
- a CDS encoding tetratricopeptide repeat protein; translation: MEDKLKQGEALFAEGKIEEAEKCFLSLLEKNSEDVEALNNLGVLHYARGNIEEVENYLLKALAIKEDYSDALLNLADLYQKAKRWKEAAIQLEKFISINNHDYNVFNQLGLVYLEMDNTVKALPALKKSIELNPEQ
- a CDS encoding ATP-binding protein, whose protein sequence is MIQNYIKRTLEPIIKRAASEFPAVVLTGPRQSGKTTLLQYLFGKSCGYVSLEPPDVRAAALEDPRGFLEMYPSPVIFDEVQYAPNLLPYVKEKIDADRDRSGQYLLTGSQNLLLMEKVTESLAGRAAILRLLPLSRREAEGRPQISLPWDSKRRSSPEITYSYRELWKGFLRGGYPELLAHPERDINLWHAGYVQTYLERDVRTLRQVGDLSQFQNFLRALAARSAQLLNLTELSRDLGIAVNTAKAWLSVLEATYQIIVLRPYFANVGKRLVKTPKIFFMDMGTLCYLAGLKSPEHAASGPMGGAIMETAVLSEIVKTLTHRGIDPQVYFWRTMAGTEVDIVVETNGKLVPIEVKLSATPRPTMASAVKTFQKDLGDKAMPGYVVHPGEVALPLGQGVSALSFAEL